The nucleotide sequence CTGTTTATAGCAAAAGCAAATACAGGTCTATCAAAATTTAAGCCAGCCTTTATCATTCTGTCTTTTAACTTGTTTTTTTCCTCATCCGTAACCACCACTCTATAAGTTGTATCATATTTTATATCTATTCCTGCCTCTTCCAATGGCTTTAGCATATGTAAAAATTTGTCTACCTTGTCACGAGATACCTTAGGCTCCCTTGTAGAATGTGTATAGGTATAACCTCTTTTAGGTTTCCATCTGCCTATACGGTATTCTGCTGATCTGCCAAAAAGAGTAAATAACTCCGATTTAGGAGTGGACATAATATCTATTATGATGTCATATTTTGCCCTGGTTACCTTCCATACTTTAGCTGCATATTTAAAAGGATTTTTTTGCTCTGCCTTAGTGATAGATATTACATTATCTATTGCAGGATGATTTAGAAACAATGGAGCTATATGCTCATAGACCACATAGTCTATCCTTGCATCTGGATATGTTTTTCGGAGTGACTCACAAATAGGAGTTGCCAATACCGAATCTCCTATTTGTTTAAATCTTACTATTAATATTTTCATCTGGTTTCCTCTCTTATAAAATAAATTTAATTAAAACAGAGTTTATTAATTATTATTTCCTTTATCTTTTATTTCTTTCAAATACTCATCATAATTTCTTATATATTCTCCACCATCATAATGTTCGCTGGATAATACTATTAATACAGCATCCTCTGAAAAATCATACATCTCTTTCCAAATCATTTTATCCATATACAAAGCTTTATGAGGTTGGTCTAAAGTTATTACCTCTTGGGTAATACCATCATCTATCTTCACTTTACAGCTTCCATTTACATTTATAAAAAAGAATTTAGAATTTCTATTTGCATGCTGACCCCTTATCGTTCCCTCTGTAGTTTTGTATATATAAAAAACTCTTTTTATATCAAAAGGTATCGTTTTATTCCCACCTTCAGCTACTACTAATTCTCCTCTGTCGTCTCCTAAATTTGGTAACTCCAAAACTTCTACGCCTTTCATTTTTGCCTCCTAATAGCTGTTAACAGCTTTTATTACATACTCAATTTCTTCATCTGTCATCCCAATATAAAGGGGTAAACTAATTATAGTTTCAGCATACTTTTCTGTGATTGGAAAATCACCTTTCTTGTACCCTAAATATTTATAAGCTTCTGATAAATGAGGTGGAATTGGATAGTGGATAACCGTCCCTATTTCCATTTCATTCATATATTTTTGAAAGTTCTCACGGTCTTCTACTTCTACCACAAATAAGTGCCATACATTGGTAGCTTTTTCTAGTAGCTTTGGAAGTTTTATCTTAGGATTATCTATAGAATCCAAATATTTATTAGCTATATCTTCCCTCTCATTTGTAAGTTCATCCAAATGAGAAAGTTTTACCCTTAAAAGTCCTGCCTGGATCTCATCTAATCTGGAATTGTAGCCGACAACTTCATTGTGATATCTTTTTTCACTCCCATAGTTTCTCAACGTCTTTAGTCTTTGAGCTATTTTTTCGTCACTAGTTGTTATTGCTCCTCCATCTCCAAAGCAGCCCAAATTTTTACTTGGATAAAAACTAAAACAACCAATCCCAAAACTTCCTGTTCTTTTACTATTAAAATTAGCCCCATGTGACTGGGCACAATCTTCAACTAAATACAGATCATATTTTTTACAAAGATCAACAATCTTATCCATATTTGATGCCTGACCATAAAGATGCGTCACTAAGATTGCCTTTGTTTTTGAATTTATTTTTTCTTCAATTCTATCTATATCCATATTATAATGCTGATCCGGTTCTATAAATACAGGGGTAGCACCATTCATGCTTATTCCCATTACAGATGCTATATAGGTATTTCCCTGAACCAATACCTCATCACCATCTCCTATCTCTAAAGCTCTAAATGTAAGCACTAAAGCGTTTAATCCATTGTCTACTCCTATGGCGTATTTACTTTCTGTATATTCTGCAAATTCTTTTTCAAACTCTGAAACTTCCTTTCCTAAAACATACCATCCACTCCTAAGAACTTCTATGGCTTTTTTTTCATATTCATCTTGATATTTAAAAAATTGTCTATCCAATACATTAAATGGTATTTTCATTTTATTCCTCCAAACTATAGATTTCCCCTTTTTTCATGTTTTTTTATCCAAAAAGGCAGCCAAACATTCATAACCAATGATTCCAGAGGTATATCCAAAATATCTTTTATTTTATATTCATTTTTTTTATTTTTTTCATCTTTATAACTCAAATCTCTATTAAATCCCGTATATTCATCTACAAATTTATTCCAATCTTTCCGGAAATAATAGAGTGTTGGATTTCTCCTGATATACCCTAATTTTAAACTATGCCAAGGTTTCATCCCACTAGTATAATGTATAAATTTTATATCTGAATTAATATATTTATAGGCATCATATTCATGAACCATAAAATTATAAGATCTATCCAATTGATAAAAGGATAAATTATACACTTTTATTAATAACCCCAATAATCCTTGATCTGCAAATACATTTTCAATGGAGTTTTTTTCTTCTAAATTATTAAATAAATTACAGTGTTTTTCAAAAATTTTATTTTCGTGACAATATCTATTATTGTAAATCATAAAACCTGTATTAGGAGATTCCATATTATAATCAGAGGTTTTTAATCCATATTCCTCATTTAAAAACTCTTTATCATTTAACATCTGACCTAACTCTAACTCATCTTTTATAGCTCCTACAAACTCTATATTTTTAGTTAAATTTTTTAAACCCATATTTTTTTTACATAGGATATCTGCATCAATAGTAATACTATAATTATATCCTTTTTCATATAAAATCTCAGGAATTCCTAAAAC is from Psychrilyobacter atlanticus DSM 19335 and encodes:
- a CDS encoding sugar 3,4-ketoisomerase, which produces MKGVEVLELPNLGDDRGELVVAEGGNKTIPFDIKRVFYIYKTTEGTIRGQHANRNSKFFFINVNGSCKVKIDDGITQEVITLDQPHKALYMDKMIWKEMYDFSEDAVLIVLSSEHYDGGEYIRNYDEYLKEIKDKGNNN
- a CDS encoding glycosyltransferase family 9 protein, producing MKILIVRFKQIGDSVLATPICESLRKTYPDARIDYVVYEHIAPLFLNHPAIDNVISITKAEQKNPFKYAAKVWKVTRAKYDIIIDIMSTPKSELFTLFGRSAEYRIGRWKPKRGYTYTHSTREPKVSRDKVDKFLHMLKPLEEAGIDIKYDTTYRVVVTDEEKNKLKDRMIKAGLNFDRPVFAFAINSRRPEKIWNPEYMKEIIMTLLDKYNAQGIFYYSPAEREFAKNMHRELENREDIFSNIETKSIRELAMLLSNCDMFLGNEGGPRHIAQGLDIPSFAIFSPRAEKKEWLSNANDRHRGIEPDDIIRETNIETPKTSKEEYELITPERVLPIIDEMISKYVRK
- a CDS encoding glycosyltransferase; protein product: MEKIPEKRGAKMKIAVYCVSDENYIKPSIVALKSFKVTNPEVDLFIVSDAIDKIGERVKKTLLDENIEILDPKFRGRFKKSQKWPEEVFWVLGIPEILYEKGYNYSITIDADILCKKNMGLKNLTKNIEFVGAIKDELELGQMLNDKEFLNEEYGLKTSDYNMESPNTGFMIYNNRYCHENKIFEKHCNLFNNLEEKNSIENVFADQGLLGLLIKVYNLSFYQLDRSYNFMVHEYDAYKYINSDIKFIHYTSGMKPWHSLKLGYIRRNPTLYYFRKDWNKFVDEYTGFNRDLSYKDEKNKKNEYKIKDILDIPLESLVMNVWLPFWIKKHEKRGNL
- a CDS encoding DegT/DnrJ/EryC1/StrS family aminotransferase — its product is MKIPFNVLDRQFFKYQDEYEKKAIEVLRSGWYVLGKEVSEFEKEFAEYTESKYAIGVDNGLNALVLTFRALEIGDGDEVLVQGNTYIASVMGISMNGATPVFIEPDQHYNMDIDRIEEKINSKTKAILVTHLYGQASNMDKIVDLCKKYDLYLVEDCAQSHGANFNSKRTGSFGIGCFSFYPSKNLGCFGDGGAITTSDEKIAQRLKTLRNYGSEKRYHNEVVGYNSRLDEIQAGLLRVKLSHLDELTNEREDIANKYLDSIDNPKIKLPKLLEKATNVWHLFVVEVEDRENFQKYMNEMEIGTVIHYPIPPHLSEAYKYLGYKKGDFPITEKYAETIISLPLYIGMTDEEIEYVIKAVNSY